The DNA sequence AAAGGCAACATTACCTTTTATTCATTATCTAAATTACAAATATTTTACCAAAAATCAATTAATGACTTTATGGCAGAAAAAATTTTATTATCTTATTGAAAATGATTAAGTTTGTTATCCTTAAATTTTCCCCATGAATACTGAAATTACCACCTATGTCGGCTATTCTGCATCTCTTTTTATCGTATTGAGTTTCATACTGAAAGATGTAAGAAAAATAAGAGTAGTTAACATGATCGGCTGTATTTGTTT is a window from the Chryseobacterium indologenes genome containing:
- a CDS encoding uroporphyrinogen decarboxylase, with the translated sequence MNTEITTYVGYSASLFIVLSFILKDVRKIRVVNMIGCICFVIYGIFNGMLWPVIIPNGLICFIQIYYLILDKKN